In the genome of Xanthobacteraceae bacterium, one region contains:
- a CDS encoding TetR/AcrR family transcriptional regulator, which produces MPKKSKANQAITRRKPQQKRSLEKIELILEAAMRLIERAGSVEALTTNAIAEKAGVSIGTLYQYFDDKQAILKELIDREMGGLGARVMEAIKTAPPDVLGGRIPALVSAVLSSYGGRRDVHRILLEYSLSRGPGTRLNALIQMMTAMLASQGVTTKNAPIKVRQADAFVLTYAFHGVMRGFIAGGTHNIQRHEVEEALTRMMVSFVKSAA; this is translated from the coding sequence ATGCCGAAAAAAAGCAAAGCAAATCAGGCTATTACTCGTCGAAAGCCGCAACAAAAACGCTCGCTGGAGAAGATCGAACTCATATTGGAAGCCGCCATGCGCCTCATCGAAAGAGCGGGAAGTGTGGAAGCCCTGACCACAAACGCGATCGCAGAGAAGGCCGGCGTGAGCATCGGCACGCTGTATCAGTACTTCGATGACAAGCAGGCCATTCTTAAAGAACTGATCGACCGCGAAATGGGCGGTCTTGGTGCGCGAGTGATGGAAGCAATCAAAACAGCGCCGCCCGATGTTCTCGGCGGACGGATTCCAGCGCTGGTAAGCGCCGTGCTGAGCAGCTACGGCGGCCGCCGGGACGTTCATCGAATTCTGCTGGAGTATTCACTCTCGCGCGGACCGGGCACGCGGCTCAACGCGCTCATTCAAATGATGACGGCGATGCTCGCGTCGCAGGGAGTTACTACCAAGAACGCGCCGATCAAAGTTCGGCAGGCAGATGCTTTCGTGCTGACCTATGCGTTTCACGGCGTGATGCGTGGCTTCATTGCTGGAGGAACCCACAACATCCAACGTCACGAAGTGGAAGAAGCGCTTACAAGAATGATGGTGAGCTTTGTAAAGTCGGCCGCGTGA